TCACCAGGTGCGCACCCGGTCCGCGCGCCCAAACACCCACATCCTCACCCGCGTGGGATTCACTGCTCATGGGAACCAGGGCATCCTGCTGGTAATCCAGGGCAGCAGTATCTGTGCTCACCAGGCTCGGACGCGCTCCGCTATCACCGGCACTGTAGCCCGGGCCATTGGCATAGCTCAGAGTCGTGTAGGGCAGGCCATCTTCCGCCAGGGCATGAGAGGTTTCCGCTTCGCCATGGCCGTCATTGCCAATCACTTTACCGAGAATCGGGTTACCGCGAGTGGGGTAGCCGGCGATAGTCATCACGTGGCTGTGGTCCGCAGTAACAACAATCAGGGTATCTTCTGCACTGGTATTATCCATGGCGTACTGAATCGCTTCGGCAAATTCCACCGCATCGGTCAGCGCGCGATAGGCGTTGCCGGCGTGGTGACCGTGGTCGATACGACCGGATTCCACCATCAGGAAGTAGCCGTCCTCATTTTTCTGCAGCATCTCGAGACCTTTGGCGGTCATCTCTGACAGGGAGGGCTCACCGGCTTTATCGTCCTCGCGAACGGCTTCATATTCCATGTGTGAGGAATTAAACAGACCGAACAGCTTGTCGGTTGCGGAGGCATCTACGGCTTCAAAAGCAGTGGTGTCTTCAACGTAGGCAATATTGTTTACACCGTCGTCGTAACGGGCCTTCCACTCATCCACCAGGTTGCGCCCATCTTCACGGCGCCCCGCTTCACCTTCGATATCGGTAATATCGCTGGGCAGGAAGTTGCGACGACCTCCGCCCATTACCACATCGATACCATCACCGGCCTCAAACTCAATCAGTTGAGCGGCGATATCGGTGCAGCCATCCGGGGCTGCTTCTTCCCAGCCGCGCTCAGGTACCTTGGCATAAGTAGCC
This DNA window, taken from Microbulbifer sp. MKSA007, encodes the following:
- a CDS encoding alkaline phosphatase; translated protein: MRYLKKTVLAFSVALLATACSDDNSNSDDVVELPEEEHVGVSSAQSNSSWFQEAQQAIEEASAVEINNTPGAAKNIILFVGDGMGISTVTAARILAGQQQGLDGEEHQLSFEQMPFAGLVKTYNTNQQTPDSAGTMTALVTGVKTKAGVLSVAENVARGDCAASLEYPLTTAIELAEDLGKSTGIISTARITHATPAATYAKVPERGWEEAAPDGCTDIAAQLIEFEAGDGIDVVMGGGRRNFLPSDITDIEGEAGRREDGRNLVDEWKARYDDGVNNIAYVEDTTAFEAVDASATDKLFGLFNSSHMEYEAVREDDKAGEPSLSEMTAKGLEMLQKNEDGYFLMVESGRIDHGHHAGNAYRALTDAVEFAEAIQYAMDNTSAEDTLIVVTADHSHVMTIAGYPTRGNPILGKVIGNDGHGEAETSHALAEDGLPYTTLSYANGPGYSAGDSGARPSLVSTDTAALDYQQDALVPMSSESHAGEDVGVWARGPGAHLVSGTNEQNFLFHVMARAGGLLEQ